In Pseudomonas rhizosphaerae, one DNA window encodes the following:
- the ppsR gene encoding pyruvate, water dikinase regulatory protein encodes MKRSAFFISDGTGITAETLGQSLLAQFENITFSKFTRPYIDSVDKARAMVQQINNCADKDGVRPIIFDTIVNQDIREILATSNGFMIDIFSTFLAPLEMELSAHSSYSVGKSHSIAHNANYMERIEAVNFALDNDDGARTHYYDKADLILVGVSRCGKTPTCLYMAMQFGIRAANYPLTEDDMERLQLPPALRAHQHKLFGLTIDPDRLTAIRHERKPNSRYASFAQCEFEVREVEGLFRRENIPNIDSTHFSVEEISAKILVEKGVERRFK; translated from the coding sequence ATGAAACGATCTGCATTCTTCATCTCCGACGGTACCGGCATTACCGCCGAAACGCTGGGGCAAAGTCTACTGGCGCAGTTCGAAAACATTACCTTCAGCAAGTTCACGCGGCCCTATATCGACAGCGTGGACAAGGCTCGGGCCATGGTACAGCAAATCAATAACTGCGCTGACAAGGACGGCGTGCGACCGATCATCTTCGACACCATCGTCAATCAGGACATCCGCGAGATCCTGGCCACGTCCAACGGCTTCATGATCGATATCTTTTCGACCTTTCTTGCCCCGCTGGAAATGGAACTCAGCGCGCATTCCTCGTATTCGGTCGGCAAGTCACACTCCATTGCCCACAACGCCAACTACATGGAACGCATCGAAGCGGTCAACTTTGCCCTGGACAACGACGACGGTGCACGAACCCACTACTACGACAAGGCCGACCTGATACTGGTAGGCGTTTCGCGCTGCGGCAAAACCCCGACCTGCCTGTACATGGCCATGCAGTTCGGCATCCGTGCCGCCAACTACCCGCTGACCGAGGACGACATGGAGCGCCTGCAGTTGCCACCTGCGCTCAGGGCCCATCAGCACAAGCTGTTCGGCCTGACCATCGACCCCGACCGGTTGACTGCGATCCGTCACGAACGCAAGCCCAACAGCCGCTACGCCAGCTTCGCCCAGTGCGAGTTCGAGGTGCGCGAGGTGGAAGGGCTGTTTCGCCGCGAGAACATTCCCAATATCGACTCGACGCATTTTTCCGTGGAAGAAATTTCCGCCAAGATCCTCGTCGAAAAAGGCGTGGAACGGCGTTTCAAATAG
- the ppsA gene encoding phosphoenolpyruvate synthase: MVEYVVSLDKLGNNDVEHVGGKNASLGEMISNLAGAGVSVPGGFATTAQAYRDFLELSGLNEQIHAALDALDVDDVNALARTGAQIRQWVMEAEFPERLNEEIRIAFAELSKGNPDIAVAVRSSATAEDLPDASFAGQQETFLNIRGVENVIRAAKEVFASLFNDRAIAYRVHQGFDHKLVALSAGVQRMVRSETGTAGVMFTLDTESGFRDVVFITGAYGLGETVVQGAVNPDEFYVHKNTLEAGRPAILRRNLGSKAIKMVYGDEARAGRSVKVVDVDKAERARFCLTDAQVSELAKQAMIIEKHYGRPMDIEWAQDGDDGQLYIVQARPETVKSRSSANVMERYLLKEKGTVLVEGRAIGQRIGAGKVRIIHDVSEMDKVQAGDVLVSDMTDPDWEPVMKRASAIVTNRGGRTCHAAIIARELGIPAVVGCGNATQLLKDGQGVTVSCAEGDTGFIFEGELGFDIKQNSVDAMPELPFKIMMNVGNPDRAFDFAQLPNAGVGLARLEFIINRMIGVHPKALLNYDTLTPDIKDSVDKRVAGYSDPVNFYVDKLVEGISTLAAAFWPKKVIVRLSDFKSNEYANLIGGKLYEPEEENPMLGFRGASRYISESFRDCFELECRAMKRVRNDMGLTNVEIMVPFVRTLGEASQVIDLLAENGLARGENGLRIIMMCELPSNAILADEFLEFFDGFSIGSNDLTQLTLGLDRDSGIIAHLFDERNPAVKKLLANAIQACNKAGKYIGICGQGPSDHPDLAKWLMEQGIESVSLNPDSVLETWFFLAEKESVI, from the coding sequence TTGGTAGAGTACGTAGTTTCCCTCGATAAGCTTGGTAATAATGATGTGGAACACGTGGGGGGCAAGAACGCGTCCCTGGGCGAGATGATCAGCAACCTGGCCGGTGCCGGCGTGTCGGTCCCCGGCGGCTTTGCCACCACTGCCCAGGCCTATCGCGATTTCCTCGAGCTCAGTGGCCTCAACGAGCAGATCCACGCCGCCCTCGACGCCTTGGACGTGGACGACGTCAACGCCCTGGCCCGCACCGGCGCGCAGATCCGCCAGTGGGTCATGGAGGCCGAGTTCCCCGAGCGTCTCAACGAAGAGATCCGCATCGCCTTCGCCGAACTTTCCAAAGGCAACCCGGACATTGCCGTGGCCGTGCGCTCGTCGGCCACCGCCGAAGACCTGCCCGATGCTTCCTTTGCCGGTCAGCAGGAAACCTTCCTCAATATCCGTGGCGTCGAGAACGTCATTCGTGCGGCCAAGGAAGTCTTCGCCTCGCTGTTCAACGACCGTGCCATTGCCTACCGCGTGCACCAGGGCTTCGACCACAAGCTGGTCGCCCTGTCGGCCGGCGTGCAGCGCATGGTGCGCTCGGAAACCGGTACCGCAGGGGTGATGTTCACCTTGGACACCGAGTCCGGGTTTCGCGACGTGGTGTTCATCACCGGCGCCTATGGCCTGGGCGAAACCGTGGTGCAGGGCGCGGTCAACCCCGACGAGTTCTATGTCCACAAGAACACCCTGGAAGCCGGGCGTCCGGCGATCCTGCGGCGCAACCTGGGCAGCAAGGCGATCAAGATGGTCTACGGCGACGAAGCCCGCGCCGGTCGTTCGGTCAAGGTGGTGGATGTCGACAAGGCCGAACGTGCACGCTTCTGCCTGACCGATGCACAGGTCAGCGAGCTGGCCAAGCAGGCCATGATCATCGAGAAGCACTACGGCCGCCCCATGGACATCGAATGGGCCCAGGACGGCGACGACGGCCAGTTGTACATCGTTCAGGCACGGCCCGAGACGGTCAAGAGCCGCTCCAGTGCCAACGTCATGGAACGCTACCTGCTCAAGGAAAAGGGCACCGTGCTGGTCGAAGGCCGGGCCATCGGCCAGCGCATCGGCGCCGGCAAGGTGCGCATCATTCACGACGTTTCCGAAATGGATAAGGTCCAGGCCGGCGACGTGCTGGTTTCCGACATGACCGACCCGGACTGGGAACCGGTCATGAAGCGCGCCAGCGCCATCGTCACCAACCGCGGCGGGCGCACCTGCCACGCGGCGATCATCGCCCGTGAACTGGGCATTCCTGCGGTGGTGGGCTGCGGCAACGCCACCCAGTTACTCAAGGACGGGCAGGGCGTGACCGTTTCCTGCGCCGAGGGCGACACCGGCTTCATCTTCGAAGGCGAACTGGGCTTCGACATCAAGCAGAATTCGGTCGATGCCATGCCCGAGCTGCCGTTCAAGATCATGATGAACGTCGGCAACCCGGATCGCGCCTTCGATTTCGCCCAGTTGCCCAACGCCGGCGTCGGCCTGGCGCGCCTCGAATTCATCATCAACCGCATGATCGGCGTGCACCCCAAGGCGCTGCTCAACTACGACACCCTGACGCCGGACATCAAGGACAGCGTCGACAAGCGCGTGGCCGGCTACAGCGACCCGGTGAATTTCTACGTCGACAAGCTGGTCGAGGGCATCAGCACCCTGGCGGCGGCCTTCTGGCCGAAGAAGGTCATCGTGCGCCTGTCCGACTTCAAGTCCAACGAATACGCCAACCTGATCGGCGGCAAGCTCTACGAACCCGAGGAAGAAAACCCAATGCTGGGCTTCCGCGGGGCATCGCGCTACATCAGCGAGTCGTTCCGCGACTGCTTCGAGCTCGAATGCCGGGCAATGAAGCGGGTACGCAACGACATGGGCCTGACCAACGTCGAGATCATGGTGCCGTTCGTGCGCACCTTGGGCGAAGCGTCGCAGGTGATCGACCTGCTCGCCGAGAACGGCCTGGCCCGCGGCGAAAACGGCCTGCGTATCATCATGATGTGCGAGTTGCCGTCCAACGCCATCCTGGCCGACGAATTCCTCGAGTTCTTCGACGGCTTCTCGATCGGCTCCAACGACCTGACCCAGTTGACCCTGGGCCTGGACCGCGACTCGGGGATCATCGCCCACCTGTTCGACGAGCGTAACCCGGCAGTGAAGAAGCTTCTGGCCAACGCCATCCAGGCATGCAACAAGGCCGGCAAGTACATCGGTATCTGTGGCCAGGGCCCGTCCGACCATCCCGACCTGGCCAAGTGGCTGATGGAGCAGGGCATCGAGAGCGTGTCGCTCAACCCCGACTCGGTCCTGGAAACCTGGTTCTTCCTGGCTGAAAAGGAGAGTGTGATCTAA